CGGTCTTTTGTTTGAACAACCTGCAGAAATAATAGTCCGATTCAAACCCAATTTCAAACGCAATTTGTTTCGAAGTGAGTTTGGTCTGCACCAGCATGTTTTTGGCTTTCTCAATTTTTAAGAGAATAAAATATTGGTTAGGAGCAAAGCCAGTATGCTTTTTAAAATCTGACCTGAATTTTGAATAGCTCATACCAAGTGTTTTCGAGAGTCGTTCAAAATCTATGGAATTATCAATGCGTTCATTCATAATATGTATGGCTTTTGAAATGGAAGGTTGGTGCTGAATTTTATGATTCTGGCATTGTTGAATATTGCAAATTTCGGCTAACAGCTGAAAGCAAATACCCGATGCAGAGCGTTGGTAGCCAAAGGGTTCGTTACTGATTAATTGAAATAAGCTTGAAAATTGCTTTACTATCAGTTGGTTGCCGCAGTTTTTTATAATTCCCGTCTCATTTTTAAACAAAGAATTATTCATGATGGAATCTGCCAGGTCACCTGAAAACCCAACCCAATGTTCGGTCCAGCCTGTTTTTTGAGAGGGGCGGTAGCGGTGCCATTCTCCCGGAAATAATAGAAAGCCATCACCTGCATTAACGTTTACTTTGCCTGTTAATTTATTTTCAAATTCACCTTCACCTTGTGTTATCAGTACAAAATGATATTCGTTCAATACTCGTCCGGTTTCCCAGCTAAACATATGTGAACCCGGATGCCCAGTTGAAGGATAAGTGGAATTTGGCGTTATTTCAGTGTAACCAACATCGTTAATAATAAAACCCCACTTTTCATCTTGCTCTGAAATAACAAGGTATTTCTTTAATCTTGGTTTTTTCGTGTCAATTTGTGCAATAATATTGTCAGATTTTATATTTAAAGTCATTGAGCAATAGTGTATTTTCGTATTTTATGATACTGGAAAATTAATCAAAATATTTAATTGTGAATGCAGAAAAGATTAAAATAGGACTGTTTGGAATCGGACTAGATACCTATTGGGATCAATTTGATGGCTTGTTGGACAGGTTAAAATCTTATCAAAGTCAGATATCGAATCGAATTGCGGGATTTGGTGTTAATATAATTGATGCCGGACTTGTTGATACACCCGAAAAAGCAAAAGAAGCAGGTGAATACCTTAAAAAGAATGATGTTGAAGTGGTATTTCTTTATGTGTCTACATATGCCCTTTCTTCGACAGTGCTGCCTGTAATTCAAAAAATAAAGGTACCGGTTATCATTTTAAATCTTCAACCGGTAGCGGCTATCGATTACGAAAGCTTTAATAAACTGGGCGACCGTGGTAAAATGACAGGTGAATGGCTGGCGCATTGCCAGGCATGTTCGGTTCCTGAAATTGCAAATGTTTTTAACCGTTCCGGTATTAAATATCATTTTGTGACAGGATATTTGCAGGATGAGTTGGCGTGGAACGAAATACAAGAATGGGTAGAAGCTACAAAGGTGATGCATGCTATGCGAAACAATCGCCTTGGAGTTTTAGGGCATTATTATGGAGGCATGCTGGATGTTTATACGGACCTCACACAACAATCTGCCGTCTTTGGTACACACATTGAATTAGTAGAAATGTGTGAATTGAAAAAATATCGTGAAGAGGCAAGCGATGAGGCTATCCAAAATAAAATAAAAGAATTTAATGAAACTTTTGAAGTATTGGATACCTGTGAAGATGAAGAAATAATTCGTGCTGCCAAAACCTCTGTTGCATTGGATAAACTGGTTGCGAATCATAATTTGGGTTCAATGGCCTATTACTATGAGGGCGAAACCGGAAACGATTACGAAGATATTGTAACTTCCGTTATTGCCGGTAATACGTTGTTGACAGGAAAAAACATTCCGGTTGCGGGCGAGTGTGAAGTAAAAAATGCACAGGCCATGAAAATAATGGATGCATTGGGTGCCGGAGGCTCCTTCTCTGAATTTTATGCCATGGACTTTAACGACGATATTGTGATGCTGGGTCACGATGGCCCTGCTCATTTCGAGATTGCAGAAGGAAAAGTTCAGCTTGTTCCACTTCCTGTTTATCATGGAAAACCAGGAAAGGGACTATCCATTCAGATGACTGTGAAACATGGTAATGTTACATTGTTATCGGTGGTTCAGGGAAAAGATGGTGTTTTTCTTTTGGTTGCCGAAGGCAAATCTGTTGAAGGACCAACATTGCAGATTGGAAATACGAACAGCCGTTATCGGTTTTCAATTGGTGCCAGGGAATTTATAAACCAGTGGTCGAAACAGGGACCTGCGCATCACTGTGCCATTGGTGTTGGGCACAAAGCATCGGTGCTTCAAAAGATTGCAGAACTATTTGATGTTAATTGTATACAAATTTGTTAAAAGATATGATGAACAAGATTTTATTTTTTTTAGCAGTAATATCTGTGTTGGGATGCACAAATCAAATCAATACCTCTGATGATTCAGGCGATGTTTTTAATAATATAAAAGCAAACTTTCAAAATCCCGATAACTCAAGCGGTGTTAATTGCTGGTGGTGGTGGCTTAATGGAAATGTAAACAAAGCTGCAATCACGAAAGATTTAGAAGCCATGAAAGCTCGTAATTTCCAGGGGGCGATGGTTTTTGATGCCGGAGGACATAACCAACGCGGAAATGCAGACATCCCCAACGGACCATTATTTGGTTCCGATGAGTGGAACGAATTATTTGTTTTTGCCCTGGATGAAGCAAAACGCCTTGGTTTGGAAATTGGATTCAACATACAAAGTGGATGGAACCTGGGAGGGCCAAGGGTAACTCCGGAGTGCGCCGCTAAACAAATTACCTTTTCTGATACGAAGGTTGAAGGTGGTAATAAAATCAATATCCAACTCGAATTACCAAATACCAGAGACGATTTTTATAAAGACGTTGCTGTGTTGGCAATTCCATTAAATGAAGCACAAAAAACAGAAACAGGAATTACCCATCTCGATTTAAAATTAGGATTTCATGAATTAGGAGCCTCTGCTCCCGATACCCGATTTTTATTAACCAACAACGGAGAAAATAAAAATCTATATGGTAACGAAACACATATTGTGAAAAAAGAGCAAGTAGTTAACTTAACTGCTCAAATGGATGAACATGGAAAGCTCAATTGGGATGCACCGGAAGGTCAATGGAGTATTCTTCGAATAGGATATACTTGCACCAATGCACATGTTTCCACATCAAGTGGCGATTGGCAGGGACGTGTTTTGGATTATATGAGCACCGAAGCATTTGATTTTTACTGGAACGATGTGGTAGCTCCTATTTTTGAGGCCGCTGGAGAACATGTTGGTAACACTTTAAAATATATGGAGACCGATAGTTGGGAATGTGGCGGAATGAACTGGACAGACAATTTTGCAGAGGAATTTAGCAATTACCGTGGTTACGACCTCTTAAAATACCTACCCATAGCAGCCGGGTATGTAGTTGATGACATTCAAACTTCAAATGATTTTCTTGCCGATTTTCGTAAAACACTTGCCGATTTAGTGGCATACAATCATTATGCACGTTTTCAGGAGTATGCACATAAACACAATATGGGAATTCAACCCGAATCGGCCGGACCACATGCCGGACCGATGGATGGAATTAAAAATTACGGATTCAACGATATTGTGATGAGTGAGTTTTGGTCGCCTTCGCCGCATCGCCCACGCCCTGAGAATCGATTCTTTTTAAAGCAGGCTTCTTCTGCTGCACATATCTATGGTAAAAAGATTGTTGGTGCAGAGTCTTTTACAACCATTGGTCCTCATTGGAACGATGAATTGTGGCACGACCAGAAATCATCTTTCGACCATGAAATTTGTGCTGGATTAAACCGCATGTATTTTCATACATTCACTTGTTCACCCCCGGAAATGGGTTTACCAGGTCAGGAGTATTTTGCAGGAACCCATGTAAACCCGCAGGTTACCTGGTGGGAACAGTCGGGCGCCTTTATTGATTACATGCACCGCGTGCAGTCTGTTGTTCAGGAAGGCAAGTTTGTTGCCGATGTATTGTATTATTATGGTGATCATGTTCCTAATGTATTTCCGTTTAAACACTCCGATCCGGCTGGTGCAATGCCCGGCTTCGACTACGATGTGACCGATGAAACAATCTTTCTTCAATTAGAGATAGAAGATGGTAAAATTGTTGTCC
Above is a genomic segment from uncultured Draconibacterium sp. containing:
- a CDS encoding AraC family transcriptional regulator, whose amino-acid sequence is MTLNIKSDNIIAQIDTKKPRLKKYLVISEQDEKWGFIINDVGYTEITPNSTYPSTGHPGSHMFSWETGRVLNEYHFVLITQGEGEFENKLTGKVNVNAGDGFLLFPGEWHRYRPSQKTGWTEHWVGFSGDLADSIMNNSLFKNETGIIKNCGNQLIVKQFSSLFQLISNEPFGYQRSASGICFQLLAEICNIQQCQNHKIQHQPSISKAIHIMNERIDNSIDFERLSKTLGMSYSKFRSDFKKHTGFAPNQYFILLKIEKAKNMLVQTKLTSKQIAFEIGFESDYYFCRLFKQKTGFTPKKFRLRNKS
- a CDS encoding L-fucose/L-arabinose isomerase family protein — protein: MNAEKIKIGLFGIGLDTYWDQFDGLLDRLKSYQSQISNRIAGFGVNIIDAGLVDTPEKAKEAGEYLKKNDVEVVFLYVSTYALSSTVLPVIQKIKVPVIILNLQPVAAIDYESFNKLGDRGKMTGEWLAHCQACSVPEIANVFNRSGIKYHFVTGYLQDELAWNEIQEWVEATKVMHAMRNNRLGVLGHYYGGMLDVYTDLTQQSAVFGTHIELVEMCELKKYREEASDEAIQNKIKEFNETFEVLDTCEDEEIIRAAKTSVALDKLVANHNLGSMAYYYEGETGNDYEDIVTSVIAGNTLLTGKNIPVAGECEVKNAQAMKIMDALGAGGSFSEFYAMDFNDDIVMLGHDGPAHFEIAEGKVQLVPLPVYHGKPGKGLSIQMTVKHGNVTLLSVVQGKDGVFLLVAEGKSVEGPTLQIGNTNSRYRFSIGAREFINQWSKQGPAHHCAIGVGHKASVLQKIAELFDVNCIQIC
- a CDS encoding glycosyl hydrolase; the protein is MMNKILFFLAVISVLGCTNQINTSDDSGDVFNNIKANFQNPDNSSGVNCWWWWLNGNVNKAAITKDLEAMKARNFQGAMVFDAGGHNQRGNADIPNGPLFGSDEWNELFVFALDEAKRLGLEIGFNIQSGWNLGGPRVTPECAAKQITFSDTKVEGGNKINIQLELPNTRDDFYKDVAVLAIPLNEAQKTETGITHLDLKLGFHELGASAPDTRFLLTNNGENKNLYGNETHIVKKEQVVNLTAQMDEHGKLNWDAPEGQWSILRIGYTCTNAHVSTSSGDWQGRVLDYMSTEAFDFYWNDVVAPIFEAAGEHVGNTLKYMETDSWECGGMNWTDNFAEEFSNYRGYDLLKYLPIAAGYVVDDIQTSNDFLADFRKTLADLVAYNHYARFQEYAHKHNMGIQPESAGPHAGPMDGIKNYGFNDIVMSEFWSPSPHRPRPENRFFLKQASSAAHIYGKKIVGAESFTTIGPHWNDELWHDQKSSFDHEICAGLNRMYFHTFTCSPPEMGLPGQEYFAGTHVNPQVTWWEQSGAFIDYMHRVQSVVQEGKFVADVLYYYGDHVPNVFPFKHSDPAGAMPGFDYDVTDETIFLQLEIEDGKIVVPGGVEYRVLVLPDHKVLSLVVLEKVETLLTQGATIIGSKPERAVSLVGGNEAKIKFSELADKIWGKAESGSGEKDYGLGKIAWGTRARDYLQSKGVSTDFDVLGNDSKTDFDYIHYTLGNKDIYFVSNQTVEQQEIDCQFRISGKQPELWDALNGKIKEASAFVQKEGHTILPLTFEPYGSIMVVFDKEISENTQGTTDRNYADFETLVEVTGEWTVRFDTTWGGPGTTTFSELLDWKEHSDEGIKYYSGTAIYEKNIDVDFKPREDKKYYLQLGTVKDVGIAEVKINGIDKGIVWTAPFRVEISDELKQGQNSLEIKVVNSWYNRVAGDQTFPDKKQYTSTNIRLKYDFRGRPTNNIPLESAGLLGPVSIQTSNM